Proteins encoded in a region of the Triticum dicoccoides isolate Atlit2015 ecotype Zavitan chromosome 3A, WEW_v2.0, whole genome shotgun sequence genome:
- the LOC119268690 gene encoding uncharacterized protein LOC119268690, giving the protein MHRSKGKLSGVLSKGFKPDKCKIALKMAMARIKLLRNKKEVQARQMRREVAQLLDGNQDQTXXXQVEHVIREEKFMQAYDLIEVYCELIVARMSIIDSQKTCPIDLKEAIASVIFASMRCSDVTELADVRKNFTSKYGKEFATSALEVRPDSGVNRLVIEKLSAGAPDVQTKTKTLSSIAAEHNIKWEPKAFEEQKQNEDRMYGSTYSGGNIPTSGSSASSVPTPQPAAAPYSSVQPATSRVPAGPSYESSEAPANRNPHGTANSNASTQENRRGSDASVPPSFQHGAATYSSANIPGSNNYSNTGSSSVSGPHSQFGSTVPDPVSRTEEINRPRERKSSASGSNWNVEFKDAASAAQAAADSAEMASIAARAAAQLASRGNFYADQDTGAYESTAYMNDTTPRKQQAGRLMKDGKSFNEQISGINDPRMISSNARKDEERAETNRVSSQNMSTPYSSQLHSYAPESRTDHDMPTEPHHAHSSEPPYFNDSSEPPYFDDSSEKESNIRRPEDHPFDLHEERLPDAGFDWHHTKDIGSRQASFDQESRNNHYSNFSASHGGSSMSWDNQNDKAGADSSAVLFDEYDYDVQEENLLDHFASKHTEELPTVQGHKGFSSADWSKQPRSESPVDRSTSTLFSRTETQPSYDLGANKEDIPLNDTRPPTFDSDGVSSDEETSTDMHILRTHSRGSDYSENKMFNKNSGEFVPDVNDSIEDHESRPSKQYQNPPGSDVFHKEQNSGGSPRYDYLGARGNLGRVQSRDYDLSEEETEPHKLEGTSSGMTGANENRPSPFRIPTSATSDDSDDGDVGLNYGRLTPGLRNKLRQGPQYKISGDNLLRKQSLEGAPASIEESVHFKENDTSSEQTGSRTTKNSFGANYHSEHLDGRHTVGKPVESRSSMTRDDLYSGDTGKLSERSGSPISSPTKTSVRENSIQEPHLERPGSGVRRESRSRTARTFFDSDESEEELERRRSGQTKLSKAQIQSRRTREVAPDTKRDGRARVGAQYAVEAESTPKSPAKAFSNSSTEQRKVAPAYSRVSVQQSLPNPVRIEPPAARGRWQEDEPDGSSSPENEGNTETSAETLKVSTPTAGPAHVHPKLPTDYDSFAAHFKSLRTNRR; this is encoded by the exons ATGCACAGGAGCAAGGGGAAGCTGTCGGGCGTCCTCAGCAAGGGCTTCAAGCCCGACAAGTG CAAGATTGCCCTCAAGATGGCCATGGCGCGGATCAAGCTGCTGCGGAACAAGAAGGAGGTGCAGGCGCGCCAGATGCGCCGCGAGGTCGCGCAGCTGCTCGACGGCAACCAGGACCAGACCNNNNNNN CACAGGTTGAACATGTCATAAGGGAAGAGAAATTCATGCAAGCATATGACCTGATTGAAGTGTACTGCGAACTTATAGTGGCACGCATGTCCATTATTGATTCACAGAA GACTTGCCCTATTGATCTGAAGGAGGCAATAGCAAGTGTTATATTTGCATCAATGAGATGTTCAGATGTCACAGAACTAGCAGATGTTCGGAAGAATTTCACAAGCAAGTATGGGAAAGAGTTTGCCACATCAGCTCTTGAAGTGCGACCTGACAGTGGCGTAAACCGTCTG GTAATCGAGAAGCTCTCAGCAGGAGCACCGGATGTACAGACGAAAACCAAAACCTTGAGCTCAATTGCGGCAGAGCACAACATAAAATGGGAGCCAAAAGCATTTGAAGAGCAGAAGCAAAATGAAGATCGGATG TATGGATCAACATATTCTGGAGGAAACATTCCAACTTCGGGGTCATCTGCTTCTAGCGTGCCAACTCCTCAACCTGCAGCAGCTCCCTATTCATCTGTTCAACCAGCCACTTCTCGTGTGCCTGCAGGACCTTCTTATGAATCTTCTGAAGCTCCAGCTAATAGAAACCCACATGGCACTGCCAACTCTAATGCTTCCACACAGGAAAATAGAAGGGGTTCGGATGCTTCAGTGCCTCCTAGCTTCCAACATGGTGCAGCTACTTATTCCTCAGCAAATATTCCTGGATCTAACAACTACTCTAATACTGGGAGTTCAAGTGTTTCTGGACCTCACTCCCAATTTGGCTCAACAGTTCCAG ACCCAGTATCCAGGACTGAAGAGATCAACCGGCCTAGGGAAAGGAAGTCTTCAGCTAGTGGTTCCAATTGGAATGTGGAATTCAAGGATGCAGCATCTGCAGCACAGGCAGCAGCAGATTCTGCAGAGATGGCAAGCATTGCTGCCAGAGCTGCAGCCCAACTTGCTAGCCGTGGAAACTTCTATGCAGACCAAGATACTGGTGCTTATGAATCAACTGCTTATATGAATGACACTACACCCAGGAAGCAACAAGCTGGACGTTTGATGAAGGATGGTAAGAGTTTTAATGAGCAGATTTCAGGTATTAATGATCCAAGGATGATCTCAAGTAATGCAAGAAAAGATGAAGAAAGAGCAGAAACAAACCGCGTGAGTAGCCAGAATATGTCAACTCCTTACTCCTCTCAGCTCCACTCGTATGCTCCTGAAAGCCGTACTGATCATGACATGCCAACTGAACCGCATCATGCTCATTCATCTGAGCCTCCATATTTTAATGATTCGTCTGAGCCTCCATATTTTGATGATTCATCTGAGAAAGAAAGCAATATCAGAAGACCTGAGGATCACCCATTTGATTTGCATGAGGAAAGGTTGCCAGATGCTGGATTTGATTGGCACCACACCAAGGATATAGGAAGCAGGCAAGCTAGCTTTGATCAAGAGAGTAGGAATAACCACTATAGTAATTTTAGTGCTTCCCACGGTGGCAGCAGTATGTCTTGGGACAACCAGAATGATAAAGCTGGAGCTGATTCTTCAGCTGTTTTATTCGATGAATATGACTATGATGTTCAAGAAGAGAACTTACTGGATCATTTCGCTTCAAAACATACTGAAGAGCTGCCAACTGTGCAGGGCCACAAGGGATTCTCAAGTGCAGATTGGAGTAAGCAGCCTAGAAGTGAATCTCCGGTTGATCGTAGCACTTCAACTCTCTTTTCAAGAACAGAAACACAGCCATCTTATGATTTAGGAGCAAACAAAGAGGATATTCCCCTGAATGATACTAGACCACCTACTTTTGATTCAGATGGTGTTAGTTCTGACGAGGAAACAAGTACAGACATGCATATCTTAAGGACCCATTCAAGAGGATCTGATTACTCTGAGAACAAAATGTTCAATAAGAATTCTGGAGAGTTTGTTCCTGATGTTAATGATAGTATTGAAGATCATGAATCTAGGCCCAGCAAGCAATACCAGAATCCACCAGGTTCTGATGTATTCCACAAGGAGCAAAACAGTGGCGGTTCACCTAGATATGACTATTTGGGAGCACGGGGGAACTTGGGTCGTGTGCAAAGCAGAGATTATGATCTTTCAGAAGAAGAAACAGAACCACATAAATTGGAAGGTACATCCTCAGGGATGACAGGAGCAAATGAGAATCGGCCCTCGCCTTTCCGCATTCCAACTTCAGCAACATCTGATGACAGCGATGACGGTGATGTTGGCCTGAATTATGGAAGGTTAACTCCTGGACTAAGAAACAAACTCAGGCAAGGTCCACAATACAAAATTTCTGGGGATAACTTGCTGCGAAAACAGTCCTTAGAAGGAGCTCCTGCCAGCATTGAAGAATCAGTGCATTTCAAAGAGAATGACACATCATCTGAACAGACGGGTTCACGCACAACCAAGAATTCTTTTGGTGCAAATTACCACAGTGAACATCTCGATGGGAGACATACTGTTGGCAAGCCTGTGGAATCAAGATCATCCATGACGAGGGATGACTTATATTCAGGTGATACAGGGAAGTTATCTGAACGATCTGGCAGTCCAATTTCTAGCCCAACCAAGACTTCTGTGAGGGAAAATTCTATTCAAGAGCCACATCTTGAAAGACCGGGTAGTGGGGTGCGCAGGGAAAGTAGATCAAGAACTGCCAGAACTTTCTTTGATTCAGATGAGAGCGAAGAAGAATTGGAACGACGCCGGTCTGGCCAGACAAAGTTGTCTAAAGCGCAGATACAATCACGGAGGACTCGGGAGGTAGCACCCGATACAAAGAGAGATGGCCGAGCCCGGGTTGGAGCACAGTATGCCGTTGAAGCTGAAAGCACGCCAAAAAGCCCTGCTAAAGCATTCTCCAACTCGAGTACTGAACAAAGAAAAGTGGCACCTGCGTACTCCAGGGTTTCAGTACAGCAGTCTTTGCCAAATCCTGTGCGCATTGAACCTCCCGCAGCTAGAGGCAGGTGGCAAGAAGATGAACCGGATGGAAGTTCTTCTCCAGAAAACGAGGGAAACACAGAGACCTCAGCAGAGACCCTGAAAGTAAGCACCCCAACAGCTGGTCCTGCCCACGTTCACCCCAAGCTTCCAACAGACTATGATTCTTTTGCTGCACATTTTAAGTCGCTCCGAACTAATCGCCGTTAG